The Sinomicrobium kalidii genome contains a region encoding:
- the aroC gene encoding chorismate synthase, with protein MAGNSFGTIFKLTTFGESHGQALGGIIDGCPAGLDLQSDKIQHELNRRKPGQSAIVTQRKEPDEFRILSGVFEGKTTGVPIGFIIENTNQKSHDYSHIKDSYRPSHADYVYDRKYGFRDYRGGGRSSARETACRVVAGAVAKQLLADIRIDAFVSSVGDIFLEKPYQELDFSKTESNPVRCPDPETAAEMEDYIREIRKQGDTVGGTITCVARNVPIGLGEPVFDKLHADLGKAMLSINAVKGFEYGSGFCGAKMKGSEHNDLYNEDGTTKTNLSGGIQGGISNGMDIYFRVAFKPVATIMQSQPTIDKEGNIVEMQGKGRHDPCVVPRAVPIVEAMAALVLADHYLLNKISRI; from the coding sequence ATGGCAGGAAATTCCTTTGGAACTATATTTAAACTTACCACATTTGGAGAATCGCACGGACAGGCCTTAGGAGGAATTATAGACGGATGTCCGGCGGGTCTGGATCTTCAGTCAGATAAAATACAACACGAGCTCAACCGGCGTAAACCCGGTCAGTCCGCTATCGTTACACAGCGCAAGGAACCGGATGAGTTCCGGATCCTTTCGGGAGTTTTTGAAGGAAAAACCACCGGGGTTCCCATAGGTTTTATCATAGAAAACACCAATCAGAAATCACACGATTATTCCCATATCAAGGACAGTTATCGTCCCAGCCATGCCGATTACGTTTATGACCGGAAATACGGTTTCAGGGATTATCGCGGCGGGGGAAGAAGTTCGGCACGGGAAACGGCCTGCCGGGTTGTGGCAGGTGCCGTGGCCAAACAATTGCTCGCAGATATACGGATCGATGCTTTTGTTTCTTCCGTAGGGGATATTTTCCTGGAAAAACCGTATCAGGAGCTTGATTTTTCGAAAACTGAAAGCAACCCCGTACGTTGTCCCGATCCCGAAACTGCAGCCGAAATGGAAGATTATATCAGGGAGATCAGAAAACAGGGCGATACGGTTGGAGGCACCATAACCTGTGTAGCCCGGAACGTTCCGATTGGCCTCGGGGAACCTGTTTTTGACAAATTGCATGCAGACCTCGGAAAAGCAATGTTGTCTATAAATGCAGTCAAAGGATTTGAGTATGGCAGCGGATTTTGCGGTGCGAAAATGAAAGGGAGTGAACACAACGACCTCTACAATGAAGACGGAACCACCAAAACCAATCTTTCGGGAGGTATCCAGGGAGGTATCAGTAACGGAATGGACATTTATTTTCGTGTAGCTTTTAAGCCCGTGGCCACAATCATGCAATCCCAGCCCACTATCGATAAGGAAGGAAATATTGTGGAAATGCAGGGCAAGGGACGTCACGACCCCTGTGTAGTACCCAGGGCGGTGCCCATTGTTGAAGCGATGGCCGCATTGGTGCTGGCCGATCATTATTTGTTGAACAAAATTTCCAGAATATAG
- a CDS encoding dicarboxylate/amino acid:cation symporter: protein MQSNREALDKLSIDPAGKTFVEEWVYPFGVLFINLLKLIAIPLIVASLIKGIAELQDISRLSKIGIRTMILYIITTICAITIGLGVANIVKPGSGISEETIAKLTSDTGQTDVVNQRISDSQTKTKNFVEFIVDIVPENIFGAIGDNSQMLQVIFFTVLLGICMLLIGDKKAKPLKRFFDSLNDAILKMVDLIIKIAPIAVFALLANVVVGTNDVEVLLALLKYSLTVIGALMLMVVVYMMMISFYAKKNPIWFLKQISPVQLLGFSTSSSAATLPVTMERVQDYVGVDEEVSSFVLPIGVTINMDGTSLYQAVATIFICEALHFDITFADQLTIVFTALLASIGTAGVPGVGVVMLIIVLQSINFPADKLPLGIALILSVDRILDMCRTVINVTGDATVATVVAKSVGKLGEPNQEED, encoded by the coding sequence ATGCAGTCGAACAGGGAGGCTCTGGATAAGCTGTCCATCGATCCTGCGGGTAAAACGTTTGTCGAAGAGTGGGTATATCCTTTCGGGGTGTTGTTTATCAACCTGCTAAAGCTCATTGCCATTCCGCTGATTGTTGCATCCCTGATTAAGGGAATTGCCGAATTGCAGGATATCTCGAGACTATCCAAGATAGGGATACGTACCATGATATTGTATATCATTACGACCATTTGTGCCATTACCATTGGTCTTGGCGTGGCGAATATCGTAAAACCGGGCTCCGGGATTTCCGAAGAGACCATAGCCAAACTTACCAGTGATACGGGACAAACCGATGTGGTGAACCAGCGTATCAGCGACAGTCAGACCAAGACCAAGAACTTTGTGGAGTTTATCGTGGATATCGTACCGGAAAATATCTTCGGGGCCATAGGCGATAATAGCCAGATGCTTCAGGTCATTTTCTTTACGGTACTTTTAGGGATCTGTATGTTGCTTATCGGTGATAAAAAAGCAAAGCCTTTAAAACGCTTTTTCGACAGTCTGAATGACGCCATATTGAAAATGGTGGACCTGATTATTAAGATTGCCCCCATTGCCGTATTTGCCCTGCTGGCCAATGTAGTGGTGGGAACCAACGATGTAGAAGTATTACTGGCATTACTTAAATATTCGCTTACCGTTATAGGGGCTTTGATGTTAATGGTCGTGGTTTATATGATGATGATAAGTTTCTATGCCAAAAAGAATCCCATCTGGTTCCTGAAGCAGATAAGTCCGGTACAGTTGCTCGGGTTTTCCACCAGTTCCAGTGCCGCAACACTGCCCGTTACCATGGAACGGGTACAGGACTATGTGGGTGTGGATGAAGAAGTGAGCAGTTTCGTATTGCCTATAGGGGTTACTATAAATATGGACGGAACCAGTCTTTATCAGGCGGTTGCGACCATTTTTATTTGCGAAGCACTCCATTTTGATATTACCTTTGCAGATCAGCTGACCATAGTATTCACTGCTTTACTGGCCTCAATCGGTACGGCCGGGGTTCCCGGGGTAGGGGTGGTAATGCTCATTATTGTATTACAATCCATTAATTTTCCGGCGGACAAACTTCCGTTGGGAATTGCACTTATCCTTTCTGTAGACAGGATACTGGATATGTGCAGAACAGTGATAAATGTTACCGGAGATGCTACTGTGGCTACTGTTGTGGCCAAATCGGTCGGTAAGCTGGGAGAACCCAACCAGGAGGAGGATTGA
- a CDS encoding YpdA family putative bacillithiol disulfide reductase, which yields MKEYDVLIVGGGPIGIACALEAQKKGLRYVVLEKGCIANSLYNYPLNMTFFSTSEKLEIDGIPFISIKSKPQRAEALEYYRRIVTSNNLDLHLFEEVRHIEKEENSFSVSSSKTVYKTKRVIIATGFYDIPNKIGVPGEELPKVSHYYRDPHYYAGQKVIVVGASNSSVDAALEIYRKGGDVTMVVRGEQIGRRVKYWVRPDIENRIAEGAVTAHFQSNIKEIREEEVIINTPEGEKRLPNDFVLALTGYRPDFGFLEKIGVQLSDDGKFYPSYDPETMETNVEGLYLAGVICGGVDTHLWFIENSRVHAKLIIKDIFRKHSEAVTE from the coding sequence ATGAAGGAATATGATGTTTTAATCGTGGGTGGAGGCCCTATCGGCATAGCCTGTGCGCTGGAAGCACAGAAAAAAGGGCTGCGCTATGTAGTGCTGGAGAAGGGATGTATAGCCAATTCGCTGTATAACTATCCCCTGAACATGACATTTTTCTCTACCTCGGAAAAACTGGAAATAGACGGTATCCCTTTTATCAGTATAAAGAGTAAACCGCAACGCGCCGAAGCGCTGGAATATTACAGGCGTATAGTAACGTCCAACAATCTTGATCTGCATTTGTTCGAAGAAGTACGGCATATCGAAAAGGAGGAGAACAGCTTTTCAGTTTCTTCTTCGAAAACGGTTTATAAAACAAAACGAGTCATTATTGCCACCGGTTTTTACGACATTCCTAATAAGATCGGGGTTCCCGGAGAGGAACTTCCCAAAGTATCACATTATTACAGGGACCCGCATTACTATGCCGGTCAGAAAGTGATTGTTGTGGGAGCAAGCAATTCATCTGTTGATGCGGCACTGGAGATATACCGCAAGGGAGGTGATGTTACCATGGTTGTAAGGGGCGAACAAATTGGCCGAAGAGTTAAGTACTGGGTGCGCCCGGATATAGAGAACCGTATTGCAGAAGGTGCTGTCACAGCCCATTTTCAAAGTAATATAAAGGAGATCAGGGAAGAAGAGGTGATTATAAATACTCCGGAAGGGGAAAAGCGGTTACCAAACGATTTTGTACTTGCGCTTACGGGGTACAGGCCTGATTTTGGCTTCCTCGAAAAAATCGGGGTACAATTATCTGATGACGGTAAATTCTATCCTTCATATGATCCCGAAACCATGGAAACCAATGTGGAAGGATTGTATCTGGCCGGAGTGATTTGCGGGGGTGTGGATACGCACCTCTGGTTTATTGAAAATTCCCGGGTTCATGCCAAACTGATCATAAAGGATATTTTCCGTAAACACAGCGAGGCGGTAACGGAATAA
- a CDS encoding DUF4258 domain-containing protein yields MNILKRIGFYLVGLAIGIVIVAFIFREKATEFCYSPNCRVLKNIRNKKIVYLPDARKNIEENAIDTTGIAVSVFTEGDVIFSKSNTKLDSCKTYTIEGLLKTGKVEVFVQNCDSTAKVASVTPVE; encoded by the coding sequence ATGAATATATTGAAAAGGATAGGCTTCTACCTTGTAGGCCTTGCCATAGGAATTGTAATTGTAGCGTTTATCTTCAGGGAGAAAGCAACGGAGTTCTGTTATTCGCCAAATTGCAGGGTATTAAAAAATATCCGAAATAAAAAGATCGTATATTTACCCGATGCCCGAAAAAACATTGAGGAAAATGCCATTGACACCACCGGGATTGCCGTTTCCGTTTTTACCGAAGGTGATGTGATCTTTTCCAAAAGCAATACCAAACTGGATTCCTGCAAGACCTATACCATCGAAGGACTTCTCAAAACCGGGAAAGTAGAGGTCTTTGTCCAAAACTGCGACAGCACTGCCAAAGTGGCTTCCGTTACACCTGTAGAATAA
- a CDS encoding alanine dehydrogenase: protein MNVASSPFTKQQLLPQEEMLEVLKQKGELFIGIPKEIAYQEKRVCLTPDAVNALTAHGHRVIIESKAGEGANFSDTEYSEAGAEVTNDVKKIYSCPIILKVEPLSLDELKLINPQTILISALQIKTQSKKYFEELAKKRITAIAFEYIRDEDGNYPAVRSLSEIAGTASVLIAAELMTNANNGNGLMFGNISGVPPVDVVILGSGTVGEFAARSALGLGANIKIFDNSITRLRRIQTSLGRPLHTSTLQPKNLFKALRRCDVVIGAVRGNNRAPVVVTETMVENMKNGAVIIDVSIDMGGCFETSEVTTHDKPTFEKYGVIHYCVPNIPARYSRTASVSISNIFTPYLLKIGEEGGLENSLRFDRGLRNGLYFYHGILTNKTVAEWFNLSYSDINLLIF from the coding sequence ATGAATGTAGCTTCGTCGCCATTTACCAAACAGCAGTTGCTGCCGCAGGAAGAAATGCTGGAAGTCCTGAAGCAAAAAGGCGAACTGTTTATAGGCATTCCCAAAGAAATCGCCTACCAGGAAAAACGGGTCTGTCTCACTCCCGATGCCGTAAATGCCCTCACTGCCCATGGGCACCGGGTAATTATCGAATCGAAAGCGGGGGAAGGCGCCAATTTCAGCGATACGGAATACAGTGAAGCGGGCGCCGAAGTGACCAACGACGTCAAGAAAATCTACTCTTGCCCCATCATTCTGAAAGTAGAACCGCTTTCCCTGGACGAATTAAAGCTCATAAACCCGCAAACCATACTTATCTCTGCCCTGCAGATAAAAACCCAGAGCAAAAAATATTTTGAAGAACTGGCCAAAAAAAGGATTACGGCCATCGCTTTCGAATACATTCGCGACGAAGACGGCAATTATCCTGCCGTACGTTCACTCAGTGAAATCGCCGGAACGGCTTCCGTACTGATTGCCGCCGAACTGATGACCAATGCCAATAACGGTAACGGATTGATGTTTGGCAATATAAGCGGAGTTCCCCCGGTAGACGTGGTTATTCTCGGTTCCGGGACCGTCGGGGAATTTGCCGCAAGATCTGCTCTCGGACTAGGGGCGAACATCAAAATATTCGACAACTCCATCACCCGGCTAAGGCGTATACAGACCAGCCTGGGAAGACCCTTACACACTTCTACCCTGCAACCCAAAAACCTTTTCAAGGCATTGCGGCGTTGTGACGTGGTCATCGGTGCCGTAAGGGGAAATAACAGGGCTCCCGTCGTAGTAACGGAAACCATGGTGGAAAACATGAAAAACGGTGCGGTTATCATTGACGTCAGTATCGATATGGGCGGGTGTTTTGAAACGAGTGAAGTCACAACACACGACAAACCCACTTTTGAAAAATACGGGGTCATACACTACTGCGTACCCAATATTCCCGCAAGGTATTCGCGTACCGCATCGGTCTCTATCAGTAACATCTTTACCCCCTATCTGCTGAAGATCGGCGAAGAAGGCGGACTGGAAAATTCCCTCCGATTTGACCGCGGTTTGCGGAACGGATTGTATTTTTACCACGGAATTTTAACGAACAAAACGGTTGCGGAATGGTTCAATTTGTCTTATAGCGATATCAATCTCCTGATTTTCTGA